A genomic window from Spodoptera frugiperda isolate SF20-4 chromosome 29, AGI-APGP_CSIRO_Sfru_2.0, whole genome shotgun sequence includes:
- the LOC118268265 gene encoding 60S ribosomal protein L24 — translation MKIGLCAYSGYKIYPGHGKTMVKVDGKTFTFLNSKCEAAHLMRRNPRKVTWTVLYRRKFKKGQEEEQTKKRTRRTQKYQRAIVGASLSDIMAKRNMKPEVRKAQRDQAIKAAKEQKKSTKAAKKASAPAPKAKAAPKAKAAKVSQKSAPRVGGKR, via the exons ATGAA GATCGGACTTTGCGCCTACAGTGGATACAAGATCTATCCTGGCCATGGCAAAACCATGGTTAAGGTGGACGGCAAG ACCTTCACATTCTTGAACTCAAAATGTGAGGCTGCACATTTGATGAGGAGGAATCCTCGTAAAGTGACATGGACTGTGCTGTACAG GCGCAAGTTCAAGAAGGGTCAAGAAGAAGAGCAGACCAAGAAGCGCACAAGGAGGACGCAGAAATACCAGCGTGCCATCGTTGGCGCTTCACTCAGTGACATCATGGCTAAGCGTAACATGAAACCTGAAGTGCGCAAGGCTCAAAGAGATCAGGCCATCAA GGCTGCCAAGGAACAAAAGAAGTCCACAAAGGCCGCCAAGAAGGCCTCAGCACCAGCACCCAAGGCTAAGGCAGCACCTAAAGCCAAGGCCGCTAAAGTCAGTCAAAAGTCCGCCCCTAGGGTTGGAGGAAAACGATAA
- the LOC118268182 gene encoding ATP synthase subunit beta, mitochondrial, whose amino-acid sequence MFSTVCRAGRLATRTVVNNSSDKAPLVAAPVVNKRDYAAKAAAGKGQGKVVAVIGAVVDVQFEDNLPPILNALEVQNRQPRLVLEVAQHLGENTVRTIAMDGTEGLVRGQPVLDCGSPIRIPVGAETLGRIINVIGEPIDERGPIPTDKTAAIHAEAPEFVDMSVQQEILVTGIKVVDLLAPYAKGGKIGLFGGAGVGKTVLIMELINNVAKAHGGYSVFAGVGERTREGNDLYHEMIESGVISLKDKTSKVALVYGQMNEPPGARARVALTGLTVAEYFRDQEGQDVLLFIDNIFRFTQAGSEVSALLGRIPSAVGYQPTLATDMGTMQERITTTKKGSITSVQAIYVPADDLTDPAPATTFAHLDATTVLSRAIAELGIYPAVDPLDSTSRIMDPNIIGAEHYNVARGVQKILQDYKSLQDIIAILGMDELSEEDKLTVARARKIQRFLSQPFQVAEVFTGHAGKLVPLEETIKGFSKILQGEYDHLPEVAFYMVGPIEEVVAKAETLAKS is encoded by the coding sequence ATGTTCTCTACCGTCTGCAGGGCCGGCCGTTTGGCCACAAGGACGGTAGTAAATAATAGTTCCGACAAGGCACCCCTAGTTGCAGCGCCCGTGGTGAACAAACGTGATTATGCGGCCAAAGCTGCAGCAGGCAAGGGACAAGGTAAGGTGGTAGCTGTTATTGGTGCCGTCGTGGACGTACAGTTCGAAGACAACCTACCACCCATTCTAAATGCCCTCGAAGTACAAAACCGTCAACCCCGGCTTGTGCTGGAGGTGGCGCAGCACTTGGGAGAGAACACCGTCCGTACCATCGCTATGGACGGTACCGAGGGTCTGGTCCGTGGCCAGCCCGTCCTCGACTGCGGCTCGCCCATTCGTATCCCCGTGGGCGCTGAGACCCTCGGCCGCATCATCAACGTAATCGGAGAGCCCATCGACGAGCGTGGCCCCATCCCCACTGACAAGACTGCCGCTATCCACGCTGAGGCGCCCGAGTTCGTGGACATGTCCGTGCAGCAGGAGATTCTGGTCACTGGCATCAAGGTCGTCGACCTGCTCGCCCCCTACGCCAAGGGAGGTAAGATCGGTCTGTTCGGAGGTGCCGGAGTCGGTAAGACTGTACTTATCATGGAGCTGATCAACAACGTCGCCAAGGCGCACGGTGGTTACTCTGTGTTCGCTGGAGTCGGTGAGCGTACCCGTGAGGGCAACGACTTGTACCATGAGATGATTGAGTCCGGAGTAATCTCCCTGAAGGACAAGACCTCCAAGGTAGCGCTTGTGTACGGTCAGATGAACGAGCCCCCTGGCGCGCGTGCCCGTGTCGCTCTGACTGGTCTGACCGTGGCTGAATACTTCCGTGACCAGGAAGGTCAGGATGTGCTGCTGTTCATTGACAACATTTTCCGTTTCACCCAGGCTGGTTCTGAGGTGTCTGCCCTGCTGGGTCGTATCCCCTCTGCCGTAGGTTACCAACCAACCCTGGCCACCGACATGGGTACCATGCAGGAACGTATTACCACCACCAAGAAGGGATCCATCACCTCCGTGCAGGCTATCTACGTGCCCGCTGATGACTTGACTGACCCTGCCCCTGCCACCACCTTCGCTCACTTGGACGCCACCACTGTACTGTCCCGTGCTATTGCTGAGCTGGGTATCTACCCCGCTGTGGACCCTCTCGACTCTACTTCCCGTATCATGGACCCCAACATTATTGGTGCTGAGCACTACAATGTGGCTCGTGGTGTCCAGAAGATCCTTCAGGACTACAAGTCACTCCAGGACATCATCGCTATCCTGGGTATGGATGAGTTGTCTGAGGAAGACAAGCTGACTGTCGCTCGCGCCCGTAAGATCCAGAGGTTCTTGTCCCAGCCTTTCCAGGTTGCTGAGGTGTTCACTGGACATGCTGGCAAACTGGTGCCCCTTGAGGAAACCATCAAGGGCTTCTCTAAAATCCTGCAGGGCGAGTATGATCACCTACCTGAAGTAGCATTCTACATGGTTGGACCTATTGAGGAAGTTGTTGCTAAGGCCGAAACCCTAGCCAAGTCGTAA